From a single Lactococcus carnosus genomic region:
- a CDS encoding UDP-glucose--hexose-1-phosphate uridylyltransferase, which yields MRITEAFANLAINSGAYDVLDTIYLMNQLRRLVGQDELSAITVADANLYTMIDTLTALAESNGQLTRLGWTKDMFEAALCDYLTPAPSVINRKFAENYQVSPQQATAAFFKSSYENDYIKMRQIAKNRVFVHPSVYGDLTISINLSKPEKDPKEIAAAKEAPQTNFPTCQLCMENEGYLGRLNHPARSNHRIIRFTLDGEAWGFQYSPYAYYQEHAIYLNERHQPMVINSAAIRKILLIVEKFPHYFAGSNADLPIVGGSILTHEHFQGGGEKLPMSFAQTDKQVKLEKFKTLQAATLKWPMSVIRLTSASIEELVAASSEILAAWDAYSDAAVDVLAHGLDGERHHTITPIARMRAGKFELDLVLRDNHTTSRFPDGVFHPHQDVQHIKKENIGLIEVMGLAILPARLKTELAAVKAYVSGQVAQLTDVAVYHQAWASELKLAYTGGDVDHYLNTALGRKFERVLEDAGVFKRDAQGQAAFARFLNRLSETSGIKQEKLSD from the coding sequence ATGAGGATTACAGAAGCATTTGCTAACTTAGCAATCAACTCAGGTGCCTATGATGTGCTGGATACGATTTATCTAATGAATCAATTGCGACGCTTGGTTGGACAAGATGAGCTGTCGGCTATCACTGTTGCTGATGCTAATCTGTATACAATGATAGACACCTTGACTGCCTTGGCTGAGTCAAATGGTCAGTTGACACGACTCGGCTGGACTAAGGATATGTTTGAAGCTGCCTTGTGTGATTATCTAACACCAGCACCATCAGTTATCAATCGAAAATTTGCTGAGAATTATCAAGTATCCCCTCAACAAGCAACAGCAGCATTCTTCAAAAGTTCTTATGAAAATGATTACATCAAGATGCGACAAATTGCTAAAAATCGTGTTTTTGTCCATCCGTCTGTCTATGGCGATCTGACGATTAGTATCAACCTGTCCAAACCTGAAAAAGATCCTAAAGAAATTGCTGCTGCTAAAGAAGCGCCACAGACAAATTTTCCTACCTGTCAACTCTGCATGGAAAATGAAGGCTATCTTGGCCGGCTCAATCATCCTGCTAGAAGTAACCATCGCATCATTCGCTTCACGCTAGATGGTGAGGCATGGGGCTTCCAATACTCACCGTATGCCTATTATCAGGAGCATGCCATTTATTTGAATGAACGGCATCAGCCGATGGTGATTAACAGTGCAGCGATACGCAAAATTTTGCTAATTGTTGAAAAGTTCCCGCATTACTTTGCTGGCTCTAACGCTGATTTGCCGATTGTTGGTGGCTCCATCTTGACCCATGAGCATTTCCAAGGGGGTGGCGAAAAGTTACCCATGAGTTTTGCACAGACGGATAAACAGGTTAAACTTGAGAAATTTAAAACGCTGCAAGCAGCCACGCTTAAATGGCCCATGTCGGTTATTCGACTGACATCAGCATCGATAGAGGAACTGGTTGCGGCAAGTAGCGAGATACTCGCCGCATGGGATGCCTATTCAGATGCAGCTGTTGATGTGCTAGCACATGGCTTAGATGGCGAGCGACATCATACGATTACACCGATTGCACGGATGCGAGCTGGTAAATTTGAGCTGGATTTGGTGCTGCGTGATAATCATACCACATCAAGATTTCCCGACGGTGTCTTTCATCCGCACCAGGATGTCCAACATATCAAGAAAGAAAATATCGGTTTGATAGAAGTGATGGGCTTAGCTATTTTACCAGCCCGCCTAAAAACTGAATTAGCAGCTGTGAAAGCCTATGTGAGTGGACAAGTAGCTCAGCTAACCGATGTAGCAGTCTACCATCAAGCATGGGCAAGTGAGTTGAAACTAGCCTATACAGGTGGTGATGTCGATCACTATCTGAATACCGCGCTAGGCCGCAAATTTGAGCGGGTCCTAGAAGATGCAGGTGTTTTTAAAAGAGATGCTCAGGGACAAGCAGCTTTTGCACGTTTCTTGAATAGGTTATCAGAAACAAGCGGGATAAAACAAGAAAAGTTAAGTGATTAA
- a CDS encoding carbohydrate ABC transporter permease codes for MSKKIAASFKYIFLSVISFISVFPFIWMLLGTTNKSIDITTGTLKLGNQLIINLRHLFESDLNFSRSLLNSAFIALLTTIFALLISSMAGYGFEIYRSKAKDRIFNLLLLSMMIPFSAMMIALYRMFSKLSGTPFGLNTLFVVIAPSVSTAFLIFFFRQNAKAFPKSLVEAARIDGLGEFKIFTKIYMPAAKNTYAAAAIITFMSSWNNYLWPLIALQSPEKRTVPLILSAMGNSYRPDFGMIMSGIVVSTLPIAVLFFILQRQFVQGMLGSVKG; via the coding sequence ATGTCTAAAAAAATAGCAGCATCCTTTAAATATATCTTCTTATCAGTGATTTCCTTTATTTCTGTATTTCCCTTTATCTGGATGCTTTTAGGGACAACAAATAAGTCTATCGATATCACGACGGGTACACTTAAACTGGGTAACCAATTAATCATCAACTTGCGCCATTTATTTGAGAGTGACTTAAATTTCTCGCGCTCATTGCTGAACTCAGCATTTATTGCGCTACTCACAACTATCTTCGCCCTCTTAATTTCATCTATGGCCGGCTATGGCTTTGAAATTTATCGGTCAAAAGCAAAAGATAGGATCTTTAATCTGTTATTACTATCAATGATGATTCCTTTTTCAGCTATGATGATTGCCTTGTATCGCATGTTTTCAAAATTATCTGGAACGCCATTTGGTCTGAATACACTTTTTGTCGTGATTGCGCCATCAGTGTCAACAGCCTTTCTGATCTTCTTTTTCAGGCAAAATGCCAAAGCATTTCCCAAGTCATTGGTTGAAGCAGCGCGCATAGATGGGCTAGGAGAATTTAAAATTTTCACAAAAATCTATATGCCAGCAGCGAAAAATACCTATGCAGCAGCAGCTATCATCACCTTTATGAGCTCATGGAATAACTATTTGTGGCCTTTGATTGCCTTGCAGTCTCCTGAAAAAAGAACGGTTCCTTTGATTTTGTCAGCGATGGGGAATTCTTATCGCCCTGACTTTGGCATGATCATGTCAGGCATTGTCGTCTCTACCTTACCGATTGCTGTTTTATTCTTCATCTTACAACGTCAATTTGTTCAAGGGATGCTAGGATCAGTGAAGGGGTGA
- a CDS encoding carbohydrate ABC transporter permease, which translates to MMKKIKNPLRNGNGFLVIPVVMITLLVFVPMVFGLITSFQTGTPMNMTFDGLANYKRLLSDKTFITAFKNTVLYLIIQVPIMLFLAIIISNFLNDKKLKFKGLFRTAIFLPCITSLVSYSLVMKSIFANDGIVNEILMKLHLIADPIQWITHPFWAKVLIIISITWRWTGYNMIFFLSGMQNIDSEIYDAAEVDGASKWDQLIKITIPNLKPIILFTSITSTIGTLQLFDEIANITNGGPANATATISQYIYNLMFKFTPQFGYAAAMAFVVSIIIIILSLIQTKVGGEK; encoded by the coding sequence ATGATGAAAAAAATAAAAAATCCATTAAGAAACGGAAACGGGTTCTTGGTAATTCCAGTAGTCATGATTACCTTACTTGTCTTTGTACCCATGGTCTTTGGGTTGATTACAAGTTTCCAAACTGGAACGCCGATGAATATGACCTTTGATGGTCTGGCAAACTACAAGCGCCTCTTATCAGATAAGACCTTCATTACAGCATTTAAAAACACGGTGCTATACTTGATTATTCAAGTGCCAATTATGCTATTTTTAGCGATTATTATTTCAAATTTCTTGAATGATAAAAAGCTGAAGTTCAAGGGACTTTTTAGAACAGCCATCTTCTTGCCTTGTATTACGTCCCTCGTTTCCTATTCGCTAGTGATGAAGTCAATCTTTGCCAATGATGGGATTGTCAACGAGATCTTGATGAAACTCCATTTGATTGCAGATCCGATTCAATGGATCACACATCCATTTTGGGCTAAGGTACTGATCATCATCTCTATTACTTGGCGCTGGACTGGCTATAACATGATTTTCTTTTTATCTGGTATGCAAAATATCGATTCTGAAATCTATGATGCTGCAGAGGTCGATGGTGCGTCTAAATGGGATCAGCTGATCAAAATCACCATTCCTAACTTAAAACCTATTATCCTATTTACCTCTATCACATCAACAATCGGGACACTGCAATTGTTCGATGAAATCGCAAATATCACAAATGGTGGCCCTGCTAATGCAACAGCTACGATTTCTCAATATATCTATAACTTGATGTTTAAGTTTACACCGCAATTTGGTTATGCGGCAGCTATGGCCTTTGTGGTCAGCATCATCATTATCATCCTATCACTCATTCAAACTAAAGTTGGGGGAGAAAAATAA
- a CDS encoding aldose epimerase family protein — protein MSVTVTDFGDGYRLITLENSHGLKLSCTDFGARLTSLVKQQVALVLGFDKASDYLQTQGGAIYFGAIVGRVAGRIRGAQATISGKSYQFTANENGKDTLHGGGENGLHDKKWAFEIGDEQVIFTTELVDGLHGFPGTLSVKVIYFLTEANEWGYEIYATSDKDTLWNPCHHVYYNLSGDASQAIDQHKLWLNASQYEPLEQGLPSLTKADVTGTAFDFTNEKEIGDALHSKDKQVSDYAGLDHPFFLDGGRDVQASLRSPDGKIMVEMVTNQPSVVIFTANFGTDTPLVGGKRLADHGGITFETQVAPGAEQHPDFGSIVLRAGQVYYNKTSFKLT, from the coding sequence ATGTCAGTTACAGTTACAGATTTTGGGGATGGCTATCGCCTGATTACACTCGAAAATAGCCACGGGCTTAAACTCTCATGTACCGATTTTGGTGCACGTCTAACAAGTTTAGTCAAACAGCAGGTTGCGCTTGTTTTAGGCTTTGATAAGGCGTCAGATTACCTACAAACGCAAGGGGGAGCGATTTATTTCGGTGCCATTGTTGGTCGCGTAGCAGGCCGTATTCGGGGAGCTCAAGCGACTATTTCAGGTAAATCTTACCAGTTCACGGCAAATGAAAACGGCAAGGACACCTTGCACGGCGGTGGAGAAAATGGCCTCCATGATAAAAAATGGGCGTTCGAAATTGGAGATGAACAAGTCATCTTTACAACAGAGTTAGTAGATGGCTTACATGGGTTTCCAGGCACACTATCCGTCAAAGTCATCTATTTTTTGACTGAAGCAAATGAATGGGGCTATGAAATTTATGCAACATCTGATAAAGACACGCTTTGGAATCCTTGTCACCATGTCTACTATAATTTATCGGGTGATGCATCACAAGCGATTGATCAGCATAAACTTTGGCTGAATGCCAGCCAATATGAGCCACTTGAACAGGGGCTACCGAGCTTGACAAAAGCTGATGTGACTGGAACGGCATTCGACTTCACAAACGAGAAAGAGATTGGGGATGCCTTGCACAGCAAGGATAAACAAGTTAGCGACTATGCTGGATTGGATCATCCCTTCTTTCTTGATGGCGGACGTGACGTCCAGGCGAGCTTAAGGAGTCCTGATGGCAAAATAATGGTGGAGATGGTGACAAACCAGCCAAGTGTTGTCATCTTTACAGCAAATTTTGGGACCGATACCCCATTAGTTGGTGGCAAACGGTTAGCTGATCATGGTGGGATAACCTTTGAAACGCAAGTCGCACCAGGTGCCGAACAGCATCCTGATTTTGGCTCAATTGTATTACGAGCCGGACAAGTCTATTACAATAAAACAAGTTTTAAACTTACTTAA
- a CDS encoding ABC transporter substrate-binding protein, which produces MKTWKKVLGTAVMAVGAVGLLAACGSSDKAANKDKSDTVTVWAWDKTFNIKAMEEAVKVYDNKKVKVKIVEMTQDDIVQKLTTQLTSGSKDGLPDIVLVEDYRIQGFLKTNADAFEPLTDIVKEKDFAAYKFGVNKIGDKIYGVPFDSGVTGLFYRSDYLSEAGYTQEQMNNLTWDDYIKVARDVKAKTGHNITELNPSDLGRVRIMMQEAGEWYTDKDNKVSIAGNKSLAYGMGVLSTLLKEKLVTETSDWATGIKAINGGVVASTPQGSWYSSTVKAQADQSGKWRIAKTPALPAGLGKAQASNSGGAQWYVLKGGATKDAKDFLNKTFATNTDLMATLAKEIGLISTMKSAINTEAYKTGDEFYGGQKVREDFATWTTQIPQVNYGQNTYQIESIMAEYLQQVVKGKDINDALKDAQKRVESEIQ; this is translated from the coding sequence ATGAAAACTTGGAAAAAAGTTTTGGGAACTGCTGTTATGGCAGTAGGTGCTGTGGGCTTACTTGCAGCGTGTGGGTCATCGGATAAGGCAGCAAATAAAGACAAATCTGATACTGTGACAGTATGGGCATGGGATAAAACATTTAATATCAAAGCGATGGAAGAAGCTGTCAAAGTATACGATAATAAAAAAGTTAAAGTGAAAATCGTTGAAATGACGCAAGATGACATCGTTCAAAAATTGACAACCCAATTAACGTCGGGATCAAAAGATGGTTTACCAGATATCGTATTGGTTGAAGACTACCGAATTCAAGGATTCTTGAAAACAAATGCAGATGCCTTTGAACCGTTAACGGACATTGTCAAAGAAAAAGATTTTGCTGCCTACAAATTTGGTGTGAATAAAATTGGTGACAAAATCTATGGTGTGCCATTTGACTCAGGTGTAACTGGCCTCTTCTACAGATCAGATTATCTTTCAGAAGCGGGTTACACGCAAGAACAAATGAATAATCTCACATGGGATGATTACATCAAAGTTGCCCGAGATGTTAAGGCTAAAACAGGTCATAACATTACTGAATTGAATCCTTCTGACCTTGGTCGTGTCCGTATCATGATGCAAGAAGCTGGCGAGTGGTACACAGACAAAGATAACAAGGTCTCTATTGCAGGTAACAAATCTTTAGCTTATGGTATGGGCGTGTTGTCTACCTTACTCAAAGAAAAACTTGTGACTGAAACATCTGACTGGGCGACTGGTATTAAAGCGATCAACGGCGGTGTTGTTGCAAGTACCCCACAAGGGTCTTGGTACTCATCAACAGTCAAAGCACAAGCAGATCAATCTGGTAAATGGCGGATTGCTAAAACACCTGCACTACCAGCTGGTCTGGGTAAAGCACAAGCATCTAACTCAGGTGGTGCCCAATGGTACGTCCTTAAAGGCGGTGCAACAAAAGATGCCAAAGACTTTTTGAACAAAACGTTTGCAACAAATACAGACCTAATGGCAACATTAGCTAAAGAAATCGGTCTCATTTCAACGATGAAGAGCGCCATCAATACTGAAGCCTACAAAACTGGCGATGAGTTCTATGGTGGACAAAAAGTGAGAGAAGACTTTGCGACTTGGACAACTCAAATTCCACAAGTAAACTATGGTCAAAATACCTACCAAATCGAATCAATTATGGCAGAGTACTTACAACAAGTTGTTAAAGGAAAAGACATCAACGACGCCTTAAAAGATGCACAAAAACGTGTTGAATCTGAGATTCAATAA
- a CDS encoding AraC family transcriptional regulator produces MEKSIFYIAPETQYFNIGIQYRFSGFSQTMSLHNYGPTVRTHYIFHIILDGKGTFSVDDQQFHLSKGDIFLVRPDMIHRYISDANAPWSYCWLAIKGPVVSDFLEKTPFANNVHVIQSHHFSTYIDIIQNTLQIRDANPSSELKLTSLCLDFFNKLMTDDFISSKEKVLTYQKLPVNTMTYLLNNYTDDIKVSDISDHMFVNRSHLSRVFKSYYNTTIQNALQQIRINAAANLLYTTHQSILDISIAVGFNSQIVFNRAFKKLTGLNPSQFRNQQHQVNHETADQELTDILQNLSVLGETPFST; encoded by the coding sequence ATGGAAAAATCTATTTTTTATATTGCACCTGAAACACAATATTTTAACATCGGCATCCAGTATCGATTTTCTGGTTTTTCTCAAACGATGTCCCTTCATAATTATGGACCGACTGTCCGGACACATTATATTTTTCACATCATACTCGATGGTAAGGGGACTTTTTCAGTAGATGATCAGCAGTTCCATCTTAGCAAGGGCGATATTTTTTTGGTGCGCCCAGATATGATCCACCGCTATATCTCTGACGCTAATGCGCCTTGGAGTTACTGTTGGCTAGCGATCAAAGGGCCTGTGGTATCTGATTTTTTGGAGAAAACACCCTTTGCAAATAACGTCCATGTCATTCAAAGTCATCATTTTTCGACATACATCGATATCATTCAAAACACCTTGCAGATTCGAGATGCCAACCCAAGTAGTGAGCTAAAACTGACGAGTCTGTGTTTAGATTTCTTTAACAAACTCATGACGGACGACTTTATCTCAAGTAAAGAAAAAGTCTTAACCTATCAAAAATTGCCGGTCAACACCATGACCTATCTTTTGAACAACTACACGGATGACATCAAAGTCTCAGATATCTCTGATCACATGTTTGTAAACAGAAGCCATCTATCCCGTGTGTTTAAAAGCTATTACAATACAACTATCCAAAATGCCTTACAGCAAATTCGGATCAATGCTGCAGCCAATCTGCTTTATACGACACACCAATCTATTCTTGATATTTCGATCGCCGTTGGCTTTAATTCTCAGATTGTCTTCAATCGTGCCTTTAAAAAACTAACTGGCCTTAATCCTTCCCAATTCCGAAATCAGCAACATCAAGTCAATCATGAGACTGCTGATCAAGAACTAACTGACATCCTGCAAAACTTATCTGTCCTAGGTGAGACACCTTTTTCGACTTAA
- a CDS encoding beta-galactosidase: protein MTYQEEKRLLHGGDYNPDQWLAYPDILAQDMALMQASKVNTVSVGIFAWSALEPREGEFHFDLLDKIFDDVDKMGGNVILATPSGARPAWMSATYPEVLRTTEKQEKLAHGGRHNHCFSSPIYRQKVAIINRKLAERYGQHPALYMWHISNEYGGDCHCAYCQENFRSWLKAKYGTLAALNAAWWGAFWSHTYTDWTQISSPSSLGETMVHGMNLDWKRFVTDQTIDFYEHEIKEIRVLTPNVPITTNFMGDGDELIPFQSLDYGKFAEHVDVISWDCYPAWHNDWGSTADLAAKVGFINDQYRALKQQPFLIMESTPSLVNWHPVNKAKRPGMHLLSSMQFLAHGSDSVMYFQWRKSRGSSEKFHGAVVDHDGRTENRVFKDVTAVGDALDKLANLKGSNKTARVAIIYDWDNDWALADAQGFSDASKRYPQTLQDHYRFFWNHDIPVDVITSDQALVKYDLVIAPMLYLMRQETMAKLADFVAKGGHLVSSYMTGYVDENDLAYLGGWPKPLQSLFGINVTETDTLYPKDRNGLLATDKVFDVADYCSLFEVKTAKTLATYTADFYQNQAAVVANPYGQGQAYYIGARTGYDYLATFYTDLVETLGLTNQWVVLSDPDVSVQSRQSDEATYHFVMNFSETDKTITVCEPTVDLLTGQAISKEIKLSPYQVRVLTSRN, encoded by the coding sequence ATGACCTATCAAGAAGAGAAGCGGCTGCTACATGGTGGGGATTATAATCCAGACCAGTGGTTAGCCTATCCAGATATTTTGGCTCAGGACATGGCCTTGATGCAAGCATCAAAAGTCAACACGGTGTCAGTCGGCATTTTCGCATGGTCTGCCTTGGAACCTAGAGAAGGTGAGTTTCACTTTGACTTGTTAGACAAGATCTTTGATGATGTGGACAAGATGGGCGGTAATGTCATACTTGCCACACCATCTGGTGCACGTCCAGCCTGGATGAGTGCGACTTATCCAGAGGTTTTAAGAACGACTGAAAAACAAGAGAAACTCGCGCATGGTGGCCGGCATAATCACTGCTTTTCATCTCCGATTTATCGGCAGAAAGTGGCCATTATTAACCGGAAATTAGCAGAACGCTATGGGCAGCACCCAGCCTTGTATATGTGGCATATTTCAAATGAATATGGTGGCGATTGCCACTGTGCCTATTGTCAGGAGAATTTCAGGTCATGGTTAAAGGCCAAGTATGGCACCTTGGCAGCACTAAATGCGGCTTGGTGGGGTGCGTTTTGGAGTCATACTTATACAGACTGGACACAGATTTCGTCACCATCATCGCTAGGTGAGACGATGGTTCATGGGATGAACTTAGACTGGAAACGGTTTGTGACCGACCAGACCATTGACTTTTACGAGCATGAAATAAAAGAGATTCGCGTCTTAACGCCAAATGTACCGATTACAACAAATTTTATGGGTGACGGTGATGAATTAATCCCATTTCAAAGTTTAGATTATGGTAAGTTTGCTGAGCATGTTGATGTCATCTCGTGGGATTGTTATCCTGCCTGGCATAATGACTGGGGCAGTACAGCTGATTTGGCAGCTAAAGTGGGCTTTATTAATGATCAATACCGCGCGTTAAAGCAGCAACCTTTCCTAATCATGGAATCTACCCCAAGTTTGGTTAACTGGCATCCAGTGAATAAGGCCAAACGACCTGGCATGCACTTACTTTCATCTATGCAATTTTTAGCGCACGGCTCAGACTCAGTCATGTACTTTCAGTGGCGGAAATCGCGTGGCTCCTCTGAGAAATTTCATGGGGCAGTGGTGGATCATGATGGGCGTACTGAAAATCGTGTGTTCAAGGATGTTACAGCTGTAGGAGATGCCCTAGACAAGCTAGCTAACCTTAAAGGTAGCAATAAGACTGCTCGGGTTGCGATTATCTATGACTGGGATAATGACTGGGCATTAGCAGATGCACAAGGCTTTTCTGATGCTAGTAAACGCTACCCGCAAACCTTGCAAGACCACTATCGTTTTTTCTGGAATCATGATATTCCTGTAGATGTGATCACATCAGATCAAGCGTTAGTGAAATATGATCTGGTAATTGCACCTATGCTCTATCTCATGCGTCAAGAAACGATGGCTAAGTTAGCTGATTTTGTCGCAAAAGGGGGACACTTAGTGTCTAGCTATATGACGGGCTATGTCGACGAAAATGATCTAGCTTATCTCGGCGGTTGGCCTAAGCCTTTACAGTCTCTTTTTGGCATCAATGTCACGGAAACGGATACCTTATATCCCAAGGATCGTAATGGTCTTTTGGCAACTGATAAAGTCTTTGACGTAGCAGACTATTGTTCGCTTTTTGAGGTAAAGACAGCCAAAACGCTTGCGACCTATACAGCAGATTTCTATCAAAATCAGGCAGCAGTTGTCGCCAATCCCTATGGGCAAGGTCAGGCATATTATATCGGTGCACGTACAGGATATGATTATTTAGCGACTTTTTATACAGACCTTGTTGAGACATTAGGTCTTACGAATCAATGGGTCGTGCTATCAGACCCGGATGTATCCGTCCAATCACGTCAAAGCGATGAAGCAACTTACCATTTCGTCATGAATTTTTCTGAAACTGATAAGACAATCACAGTTTGTGAACCAACAGTTGACTTATTAACAGGACAGGCCATCAGTAAAGAAATTAAGTTAAGCCCCTACCAAGTCAGGGTGTTGACATCACGAAATTAA
- a CDS encoding galactokinase, whose product MEQLLATFIDKFGSHTHAKQYFSPGRINLIGEHTDYNGGHVFPAAITIGTFAVAKPRQDKTIRVYSMNFPDLDILEFTCDEDQKRPDLKWANYVLGMLVSLRKMGFETPHGFDLAIEGNIPNGSGLSSSASLEMLVGVIARDLYQLSLASLDMVKAGKDTENNFIGVNSGIMDQFAIAFGEPDSGIFLDTNTLDYEMVPVVLTGYRIVIMNTNKRRELADSKYNERRRECETALSRLQEVLPIQALGELTTETFEQHTDLIGDETLIKRARHAVSENERTIAAKAALTSGNLEEFGQLLNASHASLKDDYEVTGIELDTLAETAQAQDGVIGARMTGAGFGGCGIAIVETDKVAQVTQAIHDTYLAVVGYEPAFYACNIGSGARVL is encoded by the coding sequence ATGGAACAACTACTTGCAACTTTTATCGATAAATTCGGTAGTCATACGCATGCCAAACAGTATTTTTCACCAGGTCGGATTAACTTAATTGGCGAACATACCGACTATAACGGAGGGCATGTCTTTCCAGCAGCTATCACAATCGGTACTTTTGCGGTAGCTAAGCCACGTCAAGATAAAACAATTCGTGTCTATTCTATGAATTTTCCAGATTTAGATATCCTTGAATTTACCTGTGATGAAGATCAAAAACGGCCAGACTTAAAGTGGGCCAACTATGTATTAGGCATGCTTGTCTCACTTAGAAAGATGGGATTCGAAACGCCACACGGTTTTGACTTAGCTATTGAGGGGAACATCCCAAATGGGTCAGGTCTCTCATCATCTGCGTCATTGGAAATGCTGGTAGGGGTTATCGCACGTGATCTTTATCAGTTATCATTGGCTAGTCTTGATATGGTAAAGGCTGGCAAGGATACTGAAAATAACTTCATCGGGGTAAATTCAGGGATTATGGATCAATTTGCCATTGCATTTGGCGAGCCGGATTCAGGGATATTTTTAGACACAAACACGCTTGACTATGAGATGGTACCCGTTGTTTTAACAGGCTATCGCATTGTGATCATGAACACCAATAAACGCCGGGAGTTAGCTGACTCTAAATACAATGAGCGCAGGCGCGAATGTGAAACTGCCCTAAGTCGACTACAAGAAGTCTTGCCGATTCAGGCATTAGGAGAGTTAACGACTGAGACATTTGAGCAGCATACTGATTTGATTGGCGATGAAACGCTGATCAAGCGTGCGCGTCACGCTGTCAGTGAAAATGAGCGAACGATTGCTGCGAAAGCTGCCTTAACGTCGGGTAATTTGGAGGAGTTTGGCCAATTACTAAATGCCAGTCATGCCTCATTAAAAGACGATTATGAAGTCACAGGAATTGAGCTTGATACGCTAGCTGAAACGGCGCAAGCACAAGATGGCGTCATCGGAGCTAGGATGACAGGTGCTGGATTTGGCGGTTGTGGTATCGCGATTGTTGAAACAGATAAAGTTGCGCAAGTGACACAGGCAATTCATGACACCTATCTGGCTGTCGTTGGCTATGAACCAGCCTTTTATGCATGTAATATCGGGAGTGGAGCGCGTGTCTTATGA